The Pelmatolapia mariae isolate MD_Pm_ZW linkage group LG10_11, Pm_UMD_F_2, whole genome shotgun sequence genome includes a region encoding these proteins:
- the kl gene encoding klotho, whose protein sequence is MKALLTFVTFLGFFTPVTAKANAGLKTWGRFNKLPYPGDKAFLYDTFPKDFIWAVGTAAYQVEGAFEKDGKGLSIWDTFTRGGTRMITGDVGSDSYHNINADIRAIKQLGVSHYRFSLSWSRIFPNGTRGSYNEIGTNYYRTLFKKLKEIRVEPVVTLYHWDLPDHLQQTLGGWSNPELVGIFEDYADFCFQAFGDDVKYWITIDNPFVVARHGYGTGVVAPGIKNDPDLPFRVGHNLLKAHAAAWHLYDCHYRPRQHGKLSMALASHWIKPSRTRLESLRECQCSLDHVLGWFARPLFTDGDYPPCMKSRLGSRLPSFTPEESEQVKGTADFFALSHGAALSFHLINDSLKFGQQEDLDLRMLLYWVNTEYDNPPIFVVQSGWYVLGNTKTKDPKHMYYLKRFIAEALKSIVIDGVNVIGYTAWSLIDGFEWHREYGIRRGLYYVDFNTPDMKREPKTSATFYRNVIQSNGFPELPENRPVQGAFPCDFAWGVSANSIQVETTPTQFADPNVYLWNISNNGELLKLEGFSAPPLHRTPHCADYATIRQQVEEIRQIGVNHFHFSLNWSALVPTGDVAHPNTTLLGYYRCFARQLLQANVTPVVTLWHHTRQRSSLPAPLDTANRWLNSKTPEAFADYARLCYRELGAYVKIWITLNEPNDEMVSYQEGHEMLRAHALAWHAYDREFRYAQGGKVSLALHMDWVEPAFSFSRKDVEPAKRVLDFCVGWFAEPIFGSGDYPVGMRSWLRQLNSLELPVFKKDDRQLVKGTYDFFAISHFSTKLVTHAKEDSYTYTAMLEVQHMIDTTWIMSPRPVVPWGLRKALNWVKEHYSDVPVYVMANGVQEDPARFKDSLRVYYLYNYINEALKAYTLDGVNLKGYFAYALNDQRDPGFGLYGQVHEEVIVKASLSNYRNIIEHNGFPIQGAEPQLCPSLAPPCLSCHVLDKRPVMGFLILVGSGVLITLGLIIYYTAKRHKECY, encoded by the exons ATGAAGGCTTTGCTCACCTTCGTGACATTTCTTGGCTTCTTCACCCCCGTGACCGCAAAGGCTAACGCTGGCTTGAAAACCTGGGGTCGCTTCAATAAGCTGCCCTATCCGGGAGACAAGGCTTTCCTCTATGACACCTTCCCCAAGGACTTCATATGGGCGGTGGGCACGGCCGCGTACCAGGTGGAGGGCGCGTTCGAAAAGGACGGGAAGGGGCTCTCCATTTGGGACACTTTTACGCGCGGCGGCACCCGAATGATCACCGGAGACGTGGGCAGCGACAGCTACCACAACATCAACGCTGACATCCGAGCCATTAAACAGCTCGGGGTCAGCCACTACAGATTTTCCCTGTCCTGGTCCAGGATTTTCCCCAACGGTACCCGTGGCAGTTACAACGAAATCGGCACCAACTACTACCGGACGCTCTTTAAGAAGCTGAAGGAGATCCGCGTGGAGCCGGTGGTCACGCTCTACCACTGGGACCTGCCAGACCACCTGCAGCAGACCCTCGGCGGATGGAGCAACCCAGAGCTCGTGGGAATTTTCGAAGACTACGCCGATTTCTGTTTCCAGGCTTTCGGGGATGACGTAAAGTACTGGATCACCATCGATAACCCGTTTGTGGTGGCGAGACACGGATATGGCACCGGAGTGGTGGCTCCCGGGATAAAGAACGACCCTGATCTTCCATTCCGGGTTGGACACAACCTGCTCAAG GCTCACGCAGCTGCTTGGCATCTCTACGACTGCCACTACCGTCCACGACAGCATGGCAAACTGTCCATGGCGCTGGCCTCTCACTGGATCAAGCCCAGCCGCACTCGCCTGGAAAGCCTGAGGGAATGTCAGTGCTCCCTGGATCACGTCCTGGGTTGGTTCGCCCGGCCACTGTTCACAGATGGGGACTACCCCCCCTGCATGAAGTCAAGGCTGGGCTCACGTCTGCCCTCCTTCACGCCAGAAGAAAGTGAACAGGTGAAAGGAACAGCTGACTTTTTTGCCCTCTCTCACGGAGCGGCACTGAGCTTCCATCTGATCAATGACAGCCTCAAGTTTGGGCAGCAGGAGGATCTGGACCTGAGGATGCTGCTCTACTGGGTCAACACGGAGTATGACAACCCCCCCATCTTTGTGGTACAGAGTGGTTG GTACGTCCTCGGCAACACCAAGACAAAAGACCCAAAACACATGTACTACCTCAAGAGGTTCATCGCCGAGGCGCTAAAGT CAATCGTCATAGATGGAGTGAACGTGATTGGATACACTGCCTGGTCTCTGATAGATGGCTTTGAGTGGCACAGAGAATACGGGATACGACGGGGGCTTTACTATGTGGACTTCAACACTCCTGACATGAAGAGGGAGCCAAAGACATCTGCCACCTTTTACAG AAATGTCATCCAGAGCAACGGTTTTCCAGAACTTCCTGAGAACAGACCAGTACAAGGAGCCTTCCCCTGTGATTTCGCCTGGGGTGTGTCGGCCAACTCAATccag GTGGAGACCACGCCCACCCAGTTTGCAGACCCAAACGTTTACCTCTGGAACATCTCCAACAACGGAGAGCTGCTGAAGCTGGAGGGTTTCAGCGCGCCGCCTCTACATCGAACCCCACACTGTGCCGATTACGCCACCATCCGCCAGCAG GTGGAAGAAATCAGGCAGATTGGAGTAAACCACTTCCACTTCTCCCTCAACTGGTCAGCTCTGGTGCCTACAGGGGATGTGGCTCATCCTAACACCACCCTGCTGGGGTACTATCGCTGTTTCGCACGTCAGCTGCTCCAGGCTAATGTCACACCTGTGGTCACTCTTTGGCACCACACCCGCCAGCGCAGCAGCCTGCCGGCCCCGCTGGATACTGCCAACAGGTGGCTGAACAG TAAGACTCCAGAGGCCTTTGCAGACTATGCCAGGCTTTGCTACAGAGAGCTAGGGGCCTATGTGAAGATATGGATCACCCTGAACGAACCAAACGATGAGATGGTGAGCTACCAGGAGGGCCATGAGATGCTGCGGGCTCACGCGCTGGCCTGGCATGCTTACGACCGCGAGTTCAGATATGCACAGGGAGGAAAG GTGTCTCTGGCTTTGCATATGGACTGGGTGGAGCCGGCATTTTCATTCAGCCGAAAAGACGTGGAGCCGGCTAAAAGGGTTTTAGACTTCTGCGTCGGCTGGTTCGCAGAGCCCATCTTTGGCAGTGGGGACTATCCTGTGGGGATGAGGAGCTGGCTGCGGCAGCTGAACTCACTCGA ACTGCCAGTTTTCAAGAAGGACGACAGACAGCTGGTTAAAGGGACGTACGACTTCTTTGCCATCAGCCACTTCAGTACCAAGCTTGTGACTCACGCCAAGGAAGACTC atacacctaCACAGCAATGCTTGAGGTCCAACACATGATAGACACCACGTGGATCATGTCCCCAAGACCTGTCGTGCCCTGGGGACTGAGGAAAGCCCTCAACTGG GTGAAAGAGCACTACAGCGACGTGCCCGTCTATGTGATGGCTAACGGGGTCCAGGAAGATCCAGCCCGCTTCAAGGATAGCCTGAGAGTTTACTACCTGTACAACTATATCAACGAGGCACTTAAAG CATACACTCTGGATGGTGTAAACCTGAAGGGTTACTTTGCCTATGCCCTGAACGATCAGAGAGACCCGGGGTTCGGCTTGTATGGCCAAGTCCACGAGGAAGTCATTGTCAAAGCCTCTCTCTCCAACTATCGCAACATCATCGAGCATAACGGCTTCCCAATTCAAGGAGCAGAGCCACAGCTGTGTCCGAGTTTGGCACCGCCCTGCCTTAGCTGCCACGTCCTGGACAAGAGGCCTGTGATGGGCTTCTTGATTCTGGTAGGTTCAGGGGTGCTGATCACCCTGGGCCTCATTATTTACTATACAGCCAAGAGACACAAGGAATGTTACTGA
- the rfc3 gene encoding replication factor C subunit 3, with the protein MSLWVDKYRPSSLGKLDFHKEQAAQLKNLVQCGDFPHLLVYGPSGAGKKTRIMCLLRELYGPGVEKLRIEHQTIVAPSKKKIEINTIASNYHLEVNPSDAGNQDRVVIQELIKTVAQSQQIQSSTQRDFKVVLLTEVDRLTKDAQHALRRTMEKYMATCRLILCSTSTSKVIGPIRSRCLAIRVPLPSTEEVCSVLTSVCKKEGLVLPPELAKQISEKSGRNLRKALLMCEACRVQQYPFSVDQDVPETDWEVYLRETANAIVSQQSPQRLLEVRARLYELLTHCIPPEIIMKCLVKELLNNCDGQLKTEVAHIAAYYEHRLQLGSKAIYHLEAFTAKFMAIYKKFMEDGLDAMMF; encoded by the exons ATGAGTTTGTGGGTGGATAAATATCGTCCGTCGTCCCTCGGGAAACTGGACTTTCACAAAGAGCAGGCGGCTCAGCTCAAAAACCTG GTTCAGTGTGGTGACTTCCCACACTTGTTGGTGTACGGTCCATCAGGTGCAGGCAAGAAGACCCGCATCATGTGTCTGCTGAGGGAGCTCTATGGTCCTGGGGTGGAAAAGCTTCGCATTGAGCACCAGACCATTGTG GCTCCCTCAAAGAAGAAAATTGAGATTAACACCATAGCCAGCAACTATCACTTGGAAGTAAATCCAAG TGATGCAGGGAACCAGGACCGTGTGGTGATTCAAGAGCTGATCAAAACTGTGGCACAGTCTCAGCAAATCCAGTCGAGCACACAGAGAGACTTCAAAG tGGTGTTGCTAacagaggtggacagactgacgaAGGATGCCCAGCACGCTTTGCGTCGGACGATGGAAAAGTACATGGCCACCTGCAGACTCATCCTCTGCTCCACCTCTACTTCCAAAGTCATCGGGCCAATTAGGAGCCGCTGTCTGGCGATTAGAGTTCCTCTGCCGAGCACAGAAGAG gTTTGTAGTGTTCTTACGTCTGTCTGTAAAAAGGAGGGTCTCGTCCTCCCACCTGAGCTGGCCAAGCAAATCAGCGAAAAATCTGGTCGCAACCTCCGTAAAGCGCTTTTGATGTGCGAGGCCTGCCGAGTGCAGCA GTATCCATTCTCAGTGGACCAAGACGTCCCGGAGACAGACTGGGAGGTTTATCTTAGAGAAACGGCTAATGCCATCGTCAGCCAGCAGAGTCCTCAAAG GTTGTTGGAGGTCCGAGCCAGACTGTATGAGCTCCTGACCCACTGCATCCCTCCTGAGATTATCATGAAG TGTCTGGTGAAGGAGTTGCTTAATAACTGTGATGGGCAGCTGAAGACGGAGGTGGCTCACATTGCAGCCTACTATGAGCACAGACTACAGCTGGGAAGCAAAGCCATCTACCACCTGGAGGCGTTCACTGCCAAGTTCATGGCCATCTACAAGAAGTTCATGGAAGATGGTCTGGATGCGATGATGTTTTGA